The genome window AATTCATCTTTAGAAGACATTATAAAGAAATCCTCAGGTGGAATTTTTAATAACGCAGCGCAAGTTTGGAATCATACTTTCTATTGGCATTCTCTTGCTCCCAAAGCTGGCGGCGAGCCTTCTGGAAAAATTGGCGAAGCGATCAATAAATCTTTTGGTTCTTTTGCTGCATTCAAAGAGAAATTCTCTGCTTCGGCAGTTGGCAATTTTGGATCTGGTTGGACTTGGCTTATTAAAAAAGCAGATGGTAGTCTTGAAATCGTAAACACTAGTAACGCTGGATGTCCAATCAAGGACGGTCTAAATGCGATTCTAACTATTGATGTTTGGGAACATGCTTACTATGTTGATTATAGAAATGCTCGTCCTAAATATGTTGAAGCTTTCTGGAATTTAGTAAACTGGAAGTTTGCTGAAGAAAACTATAACAAATAAGATTTTAAATAAGAATATTAAGACCTCGCAGATTATGCTGTGAGGTTTTAAATATCTAATTCCTTTTCTAAGAGATTGGATAAATCATTTTTTAGTTTAATTATTTCGCTAAGTATTTTAGTAATCTCTGTTTCTTTCTTTAAAATCGTTGC of Leptospira sp. GIMC2001 contains these proteins:
- a CDS encoding superoxide dismutase, which gives rise to MEHKLPELPYAKNALAPIISEETLEFHYGKHHQAYVTNLNNLIKGGEFENSSLEDIIKKSSGGIFNNAAQVWNHTFYWHSLAPKAGGEPSGKIGEAINKSFGSFAAFKEKFSASAVGNFGSGWTWLIKKADGSLEIVNTSNAGCPIKDGLNAILTIDVWEHAYYVDYRNARPKYVEAFWNLVNWKFAEENYNK